Proteins encoded within one genomic window of Cucumis sativus cultivar 9930 chromosome 3, Cucumber_9930_V3, whole genome shotgun sequence:
- the LOC101219939 gene encoding HBS1-like protein isoform X6: protein MPRKVSHGLDYDDDYDDYDDYDYYDNDFDVEEKATEKIPVTKEEPKGHKLWRCSICTYDNEDSFSVCDICGVLRIPLDNNRNTQDDRTVPFKFDIPSPDDVVSNGLRSSKVGLKANHNDFNSLIFSSDTTKISANNAALTSKSAHSASTLSQMSKSGNIGDKQLNTKGSANSGISIGKKTMVIEELNTSISVTKNLQSRDNRSSGTSSSKSAGKFDSMDESSNPSVDWERSQSLAGGLNNMVLNVKSAYANYISGIGKTSNPQYKHDKWMLPDKAVDTLTQLNLAIVGHVDSGKSTLSGRLLHLLGRVSQKEMHKYEKEAKSMGKGSFAYAWALDESAEERERGITMTVGVAFFDSKRYHIVVLDSPGHKDFVPNLISGATQADAAVLVIDASVGAFEAGMDSSKGQTREHVQLIRSFGVDQIIVAVNKMDVVEYSKDRYEFIKLQLGTFIRSCGYKDSSLSWIPLSAMANQNLVTAPSDVHFLSWYRGPNLLEAIDSLQPPTREFSKPLLMPICDVVRSLSLGQVSACGKLEAGALQSGSKVLIMPSGDKATVRTLERNSQACKIARAGDNVTVTLQGVEPSSVMSGGVLCHPDFPVAAAKHLELKILTLEYATPILIGSQLEIHIHHVKEAARVARIVSLLDSKTGKVTKKAPRCLSAKQSAVIEVVLQSPVCVEAFSTSRALGRVFLRTMGRTIAVGIVTQLIGGSQ, encoded by the exons CAACAGAAAAAATACCTGTGACTAAGGAAGAACCAAAAGGGCATAAGCTTTGGCGATGCTCGATTTGCACTTACGACAACGAAGACAGTTTTTCTGTCTGTGATATATGTGGGGTTCTGCGCATCCCTCTGGACAACAACAGAAATACTCAAGATGATAGAACAG TCCCTTTCAAGTTTGATATTCCATCCCCAGATGATGTGGTTTCTAATGGATTGCGTTCCTCCAAAGTTGGTTTAAAAG CCAACCACAACGACTTCAactctttaatattttcttcagACACCACTAAGATATCTGCAAACAATGCAGCATTGACTTCAAAAAGTGCACATAGCGCGTCTACTTTATCGCAAATGAGTAAATCAGGCAATATAGGAGATAAACAGTTGAATACCAAAGGTTCAGCCAACTCAGGGATCtcaattggaaaaaaaacaatggttaTTGAAGAACTCAATACATCAATTAgtgtaacaaaaaatttacaatCACGTGATAACCGGTCATCAGGCACTTCCTCATCAAAGTCAGCAGGCAAATTTGACAGCATGGATGAGAGCAGCAACCCTTCTGTGGACTGGGAAAGGTCCCAAAGTCTTGCCGGTGGTTTGAACAACATGGTCCTAAATGTTAAATCTGCCTATGCAAATTATATTAGTGGGATTGGGAAAACATCAAATCCGCAGTATAAGCATGATAAGTGGATGCTACCTGATAAGGCTGTAGATACGCTGACTCAGCTGAATCTTGCCATA GTTGGTCATGTTGATTCTGGAAAATCTACACTCTCAGGAAGATTGCTGCACCTATTGGGACGTGTATCCCAAAAAGAAATgcacaaatatgaaaaagaggCAAAATCAatg GGCAAGGGCTCCTTTGCTTATGCCTGGGCACTGGATGAGAGTGCAGAGGAAAGGGAGAGAGGAATAACTATGACTGTTGGTGTTGCTTTTTTTGATTCCAAAAGATATCATATTGTTGTGCTTGATTCCCCTGGCCATAAAGATTTTGTTCCAAACTTGATATCTGGGGCCACACAAGCTGATGCTGCAGTTCTTGTTATCGATGCATCTGTTGGTGCATTTGAGGCTGGTATGGACAGTTCAAAGGGGCAAACAAGGGAACATGTGCAATTAATCAGGAGCTTTGGTGTAGATCAGATTATCGTTGCAGTTAACAAAATGGATGTGGTGGAGTATTCCAAAGATCGATATGAGTTTATTAAGCTGCAACTGGGAACCTTTATTCGTTCATGTGGTTATAAAGATTCATCATTGTCTTGGATTCCATTGAGTGCCATGGCAAATCAGAATCTGGTGACTGCCCCTTCTGATGTACATTTTTTATCCTG GTACCGTGGACCTAATCTTTTGGAGGCAATAGATTCTCTTCAACCACCCACTCGAGAATTCTCTAAGCCACTGCTTATGCCGATATGCGACGTTGTTAGATCACTTTCACTAGGACAAGTGTCTGCCTGTGGAAAATTGGAAGCTGGAGCTCTCCAGTCTGGATCTAAG GTTCTAATCATGCCATCTGGAGATAAAGCAACCGTGCGAACTTTGGAACGCAATTCTCAGGCTTGCAAAATCGCAAGAGCGGGGGACAACGTGACTGTTACTCTACAAGGAGTTGAACCAAGTAGCGTGATGTCTGGGGGTGTCCTATGCCATCCTGATTTCCCGGTCGCTGCTGCAAAACATTTGGAATTGAAGATTCTCACCTTGGAATATGCAACACCGATATTAATAGGATCTCAG TTGGAAATTCATATACACCATGTGAAGGAGGCTGCTAGAGTTGCAAGAATAGTCTCATTGCTCGATTCAAAGACGGGGAAGGTCACGAAGAAGGCACCACGCTGTCTCAGTGCTAAACAAAGCGCAGTGATTGAG GTTGTTTTACAAAGCCCTGTTTGCGTCGAAGCATTCTCAACTAGTCGAGCACTTGGTCGGGTATTTCTGAGAACGATGGGAAGAACCATAGCCGTCGGCATTGTGACCCAACTAATCGGAGGCTCTCAATAA
- the LOC101219939 gene encoding HBS1-like protein isoform X4 yields the protein MPRKVSHGLDYDDDYDDYDDYDYYDNDFDVEEKATEKIPVTKEEPKGHKLWRCSICTYDNEDSFSVCDICGVLRIPLDNNRNTQDDRTVENICKDSGVSKMAKSLFASLPNQIPKRAVKLQEQDDKIVEEREENIHKIGNIQGHLHEFHNAFSTCSHFHTNIVPFKFDIPSPDDVVSNGLRSSKVGLKALTSKSAHSASTLSQMSKSGNIGDKQLNTKGSANSGISIGKKTMVIEELNTSISVTKNLQSRDNRSSGTSSSKSAGKFDSMDESSNPSVDWERSQSLAGGLNNMVLNVKSAYANYISGIGKTSNPQYKHDKWMLPDKAVDTLTQLNLAIVGHVDSGKSTLSGRLLHLLGRVSQKEMHKYEKEAKSMGKGSFAYAWALDESAEERERGITMTVGVAFFDSKRYHIVVLDSPGHKDFVPNLISGATQADAAVLVIDASVGAFEAGMDSSKGQTREHVQLIRSFGVDQIIVAVNKMDVVEYSKDRYEFIKLQLGTFIRSCGYKDSSLSWIPLSAMANQNLVTAPSDVHFLSWYRGPNLLEAIDSLQPPTREFSKPLLMPICDVVRSLSLGQVSACGKLEAGALQSGSKVLIMPSGDKATVRTLERNSQACKIARAGDNVTVTLQGVEPSSVMSGGVLCHPDFPVAAAKHLELKILTLEYATPILIGSQLEIHIHHVKEAARVARIVSLLDSKTGKVTKKAPRCLSAKQSAVIEVVLQSPVCVEAFSTSRALGRVFLRTMGRTIAVGIVTQLIGGSQ from the exons CAACAGAAAAAATACCTGTGACTAAGGAAGAACCAAAAGGGCATAAGCTTTGGCGATGCTCGATTTGCACTTACGACAACGAAGACAGTTTTTCTGTCTGTGATATATGTGGGGTTCTGCGCATCCCTCTGGACAACAACAGAAATACTCAAGATGATAGAACAG TTGAAAACATCTGCAAAGACTCTGGAGTATCAAAAATGGCCAAGTCTCTCTTTGCATCGTTGCCAAATCAGATACCCAAAAGGGCTGTAAAATTGCAAGAACAGGATGATAAAATTGTGgaggaaagagaagagaacATCCACAAGATTGGAAATATCCAGGGCCATTTGCATGAATTCCATAATGCTTTTAGTACCTGTAGTCATTTCCATACTAACATAG TCCCTTTCAAGTTTGATATTCCATCCCCAGATGATGTGGTTTCTAATGGATTGCGTTCCTCCAAAGTTGGTTTAAAAG CATTGACTTCAAAAAGTGCACATAGCGCGTCTACTTTATCGCAAATGAGTAAATCAGGCAATATAGGAGATAAACAGTTGAATACCAAAGGTTCAGCCAACTCAGGGATCtcaattggaaaaaaaacaatggttaTTGAAGAACTCAATACATCAATTAgtgtaacaaaaaatttacaatCACGTGATAACCGGTCATCAGGCACTTCCTCATCAAAGTCAGCAGGCAAATTTGACAGCATGGATGAGAGCAGCAACCCTTCTGTGGACTGGGAAAGGTCCCAAAGTCTTGCCGGTGGTTTGAACAACATGGTCCTAAATGTTAAATCTGCCTATGCAAATTATATTAGTGGGATTGGGAAAACATCAAATCCGCAGTATAAGCATGATAAGTGGATGCTACCTGATAAGGCTGTAGATACGCTGACTCAGCTGAATCTTGCCATA GTTGGTCATGTTGATTCTGGAAAATCTACACTCTCAGGAAGATTGCTGCACCTATTGGGACGTGTATCCCAAAAAGAAATgcacaaatatgaaaaagaggCAAAATCAatg GGCAAGGGCTCCTTTGCTTATGCCTGGGCACTGGATGAGAGTGCAGAGGAAAGGGAGAGAGGAATAACTATGACTGTTGGTGTTGCTTTTTTTGATTCCAAAAGATATCATATTGTTGTGCTTGATTCCCCTGGCCATAAAGATTTTGTTCCAAACTTGATATCTGGGGCCACACAAGCTGATGCTGCAGTTCTTGTTATCGATGCATCTGTTGGTGCATTTGAGGCTGGTATGGACAGTTCAAAGGGGCAAACAAGGGAACATGTGCAATTAATCAGGAGCTTTGGTGTAGATCAGATTATCGTTGCAGTTAACAAAATGGATGTGGTGGAGTATTCCAAAGATCGATATGAGTTTATTAAGCTGCAACTGGGAACCTTTATTCGTTCATGTGGTTATAAAGATTCATCATTGTCTTGGATTCCATTGAGTGCCATGGCAAATCAGAATCTGGTGACTGCCCCTTCTGATGTACATTTTTTATCCTG GTACCGTGGACCTAATCTTTTGGAGGCAATAGATTCTCTTCAACCACCCACTCGAGAATTCTCTAAGCCACTGCTTATGCCGATATGCGACGTTGTTAGATCACTTTCACTAGGACAAGTGTCTGCCTGTGGAAAATTGGAAGCTGGAGCTCTCCAGTCTGGATCTAAG GTTCTAATCATGCCATCTGGAGATAAAGCAACCGTGCGAACTTTGGAACGCAATTCTCAGGCTTGCAAAATCGCAAGAGCGGGGGACAACGTGACTGTTACTCTACAAGGAGTTGAACCAAGTAGCGTGATGTCTGGGGGTGTCCTATGCCATCCTGATTTCCCGGTCGCTGCTGCAAAACATTTGGAATTGAAGATTCTCACCTTGGAATATGCAACACCGATATTAATAGGATCTCAG TTGGAAATTCATATACACCATGTGAAGGAGGCTGCTAGAGTTGCAAGAATAGTCTCATTGCTCGATTCAAAGACGGGGAAGGTCACGAAGAAGGCACCACGCTGTCTCAGTGCTAAACAAAGCGCAGTGATTGAG GTTGTTTTACAAAGCCCTGTTTGCGTCGAAGCATTCTCAACTAGTCGAGCACTTGGTCGGGTATTTCTGAGAACGATGGGAAGAACCATAGCCGTCGGCATTGTGACCCAACTAATCGGAGGCTCTCAATAA
- the LOC101219939 gene encoding HBS1-like protein isoform X9: protein MPRKVSHGLDYDDDYDDYDDYDYYDNDFDVEEKATEKIPVTKEEPKGHKLWRCSICTYDNEDSFSVCDICGVLRIPLDNNRNTQDDRTAANHNDFNSLIFSSDTTKISANNAALTSKSAHSASTLSQMSKSGNIGDKQLNTKGSANSGISIGKKTMVIEELNTSISVTKNLQSRDNRSSGTSSSKSAGKFDSMDESSNPSVDWERSQSLAGGLNNMVLNVKSAYANYISGIGKTSNPQYKHDKWMLPDKAVDTLTQLNLAIVGHVDSGKSTLSGRLLHLLGRVSQKEMHKYEKEAKSMGKGSFAYAWALDESAEERERGITMTVGVAFFDSKRYHIVVLDSPGHKDFVPNLISGATQADAAVLVIDASVGAFEAGMDSSKGQTREHVQLIRSFGVDQIIVAVNKMDVVEYSKDRYEFIKLQLGTFIRSCGYKDSSLSWIPLSAMANQNLVTAPSDVHFLSWYRGPNLLEAIDSLQPPTREFSKPLLMPICDVVRSLSLGQVSACGKLEAGALQSGSKVLIMPSGDKATVRTLERNSQACKIARAGDNVTVTLQGVEPSSVMSGGVLCHPDFPVAAAKHLELKILTLEYATPILIGSQLEIHIHHVKEAARVARIVSLLDSKTGKVTKKAPRCLSAKQSAVIEVVLQSPVCVEAFSTSRALGRVFLRTMGRTIAVGIVTQLIGGSQ, encoded by the exons CAACAGAAAAAATACCTGTGACTAAGGAAGAACCAAAAGGGCATAAGCTTTGGCGATGCTCGATTTGCACTTACGACAACGAAGACAGTTTTTCTGTCTGTGATATATGTGGGGTTCTGCGCATCCCTCTGGACAACAACAGAAATACTCAAGATGATAGAACAG CAGCCAACCACAACGACTTCAactctttaatattttcttcagACACCACTAAGATATCTGCAAACAATGCAGCATTGACTTCAAAAAGTGCACATAGCGCGTCTACTTTATCGCAAATGAGTAAATCAGGCAATATAGGAGATAAACAGTTGAATACCAAAGGTTCAGCCAACTCAGGGATCtcaattggaaaaaaaacaatggttaTTGAAGAACTCAATACATCAATTAgtgtaacaaaaaatttacaatCACGTGATAACCGGTCATCAGGCACTTCCTCATCAAAGTCAGCAGGCAAATTTGACAGCATGGATGAGAGCAGCAACCCTTCTGTGGACTGGGAAAGGTCCCAAAGTCTTGCCGGTGGTTTGAACAACATGGTCCTAAATGTTAAATCTGCCTATGCAAATTATATTAGTGGGATTGGGAAAACATCAAATCCGCAGTATAAGCATGATAAGTGGATGCTACCTGATAAGGCTGTAGATACGCTGACTCAGCTGAATCTTGCCATA GTTGGTCATGTTGATTCTGGAAAATCTACACTCTCAGGAAGATTGCTGCACCTATTGGGACGTGTATCCCAAAAAGAAATgcacaaatatgaaaaagaggCAAAATCAatg GGCAAGGGCTCCTTTGCTTATGCCTGGGCACTGGATGAGAGTGCAGAGGAAAGGGAGAGAGGAATAACTATGACTGTTGGTGTTGCTTTTTTTGATTCCAAAAGATATCATATTGTTGTGCTTGATTCCCCTGGCCATAAAGATTTTGTTCCAAACTTGATATCTGGGGCCACACAAGCTGATGCTGCAGTTCTTGTTATCGATGCATCTGTTGGTGCATTTGAGGCTGGTATGGACAGTTCAAAGGGGCAAACAAGGGAACATGTGCAATTAATCAGGAGCTTTGGTGTAGATCAGATTATCGTTGCAGTTAACAAAATGGATGTGGTGGAGTATTCCAAAGATCGATATGAGTTTATTAAGCTGCAACTGGGAACCTTTATTCGTTCATGTGGTTATAAAGATTCATCATTGTCTTGGATTCCATTGAGTGCCATGGCAAATCAGAATCTGGTGACTGCCCCTTCTGATGTACATTTTTTATCCTG GTACCGTGGACCTAATCTTTTGGAGGCAATAGATTCTCTTCAACCACCCACTCGAGAATTCTCTAAGCCACTGCTTATGCCGATATGCGACGTTGTTAGATCACTTTCACTAGGACAAGTGTCTGCCTGTGGAAAATTGGAAGCTGGAGCTCTCCAGTCTGGATCTAAG GTTCTAATCATGCCATCTGGAGATAAAGCAACCGTGCGAACTTTGGAACGCAATTCTCAGGCTTGCAAAATCGCAAGAGCGGGGGACAACGTGACTGTTACTCTACAAGGAGTTGAACCAAGTAGCGTGATGTCTGGGGGTGTCCTATGCCATCCTGATTTCCCGGTCGCTGCTGCAAAACATTTGGAATTGAAGATTCTCACCTTGGAATATGCAACACCGATATTAATAGGATCTCAG TTGGAAATTCATATACACCATGTGAAGGAGGCTGCTAGAGTTGCAAGAATAGTCTCATTGCTCGATTCAAAGACGGGGAAGGTCACGAAGAAGGCACCACGCTGTCTCAGTGCTAAACAAAGCGCAGTGATTGAG GTTGTTTTACAAAGCCCTGTTTGCGTCGAAGCATTCTCAACTAGTCGAGCACTTGGTCGGGTATTTCTGAGAACGATGGGAAGAACCATAGCCGTCGGCATTGTGACCCAACTAATCGGAGGCTCTCAATAA
- the LOC101219939 gene encoding HBS1-like protein isoform X8: MPRKVSHGLDYDDDYDDYDDYDYYDNDFDVEEKATEKIPVTKEEPKGHKLWRCSICTYDNEDSFSVCDICGVLRIPLDNNRNTQDDRTVPFKFDIPSPDDVVSNGLRSSKVGLKALTSKSAHSASTLSQMSKSGNIGDKQLNTKGSANSGISIGKKTMVIEELNTSISVTKNLQSRDNRSSGTSSSKSAGKFDSMDESSNPSVDWERSQSLAGGLNNMVLNVKSAYANYISGIGKTSNPQYKHDKWMLPDKAVDTLTQLNLAIVGHVDSGKSTLSGRLLHLLGRVSQKEMHKYEKEAKSMGKGSFAYAWALDESAEERERGITMTVGVAFFDSKRYHIVVLDSPGHKDFVPNLISGATQADAAVLVIDASVGAFEAGMDSSKGQTREHVQLIRSFGVDQIIVAVNKMDVVEYSKDRYEFIKLQLGTFIRSCGYKDSSLSWIPLSAMANQNLVTAPSDVHFLSWYRGPNLLEAIDSLQPPTREFSKPLLMPICDVVRSLSLGQVSACGKLEAGALQSGSKVLIMPSGDKATVRTLERNSQACKIARAGDNVTVTLQGVEPSSVMSGGVLCHPDFPVAAAKHLELKILTLEYATPILIGSQLEIHIHHVKEAARVARIVSLLDSKTGKVTKKAPRCLSAKQSAVIEVVLQSPVCVEAFSTSRALGRVFLRTMGRTIAVGIVTQLIGGSQ; this comes from the exons CAACAGAAAAAATACCTGTGACTAAGGAAGAACCAAAAGGGCATAAGCTTTGGCGATGCTCGATTTGCACTTACGACAACGAAGACAGTTTTTCTGTCTGTGATATATGTGGGGTTCTGCGCATCCCTCTGGACAACAACAGAAATACTCAAGATGATAGAACAG TCCCTTTCAAGTTTGATATTCCATCCCCAGATGATGTGGTTTCTAATGGATTGCGTTCCTCCAAAGTTGGTTTAAAAG CATTGACTTCAAAAAGTGCACATAGCGCGTCTACTTTATCGCAAATGAGTAAATCAGGCAATATAGGAGATAAACAGTTGAATACCAAAGGTTCAGCCAACTCAGGGATCtcaattggaaaaaaaacaatggttaTTGAAGAACTCAATACATCAATTAgtgtaacaaaaaatttacaatCACGTGATAACCGGTCATCAGGCACTTCCTCATCAAAGTCAGCAGGCAAATTTGACAGCATGGATGAGAGCAGCAACCCTTCTGTGGACTGGGAAAGGTCCCAAAGTCTTGCCGGTGGTTTGAACAACATGGTCCTAAATGTTAAATCTGCCTATGCAAATTATATTAGTGGGATTGGGAAAACATCAAATCCGCAGTATAAGCATGATAAGTGGATGCTACCTGATAAGGCTGTAGATACGCTGACTCAGCTGAATCTTGCCATA GTTGGTCATGTTGATTCTGGAAAATCTACACTCTCAGGAAGATTGCTGCACCTATTGGGACGTGTATCCCAAAAAGAAATgcacaaatatgaaaaagaggCAAAATCAatg GGCAAGGGCTCCTTTGCTTATGCCTGGGCACTGGATGAGAGTGCAGAGGAAAGGGAGAGAGGAATAACTATGACTGTTGGTGTTGCTTTTTTTGATTCCAAAAGATATCATATTGTTGTGCTTGATTCCCCTGGCCATAAAGATTTTGTTCCAAACTTGATATCTGGGGCCACACAAGCTGATGCTGCAGTTCTTGTTATCGATGCATCTGTTGGTGCATTTGAGGCTGGTATGGACAGTTCAAAGGGGCAAACAAGGGAACATGTGCAATTAATCAGGAGCTTTGGTGTAGATCAGATTATCGTTGCAGTTAACAAAATGGATGTGGTGGAGTATTCCAAAGATCGATATGAGTTTATTAAGCTGCAACTGGGAACCTTTATTCGTTCATGTGGTTATAAAGATTCATCATTGTCTTGGATTCCATTGAGTGCCATGGCAAATCAGAATCTGGTGACTGCCCCTTCTGATGTACATTTTTTATCCTG GTACCGTGGACCTAATCTTTTGGAGGCAATAGATTCTCTTCAACCACCCACTCGAGAATTCTCTAAGCCACTGCTTATGCCGATATGCGACGTTGTTAGATCACTTTCACTAGGACAAGTGTCTGCCTGTGGAAAATTGGAAGCTGGAGCTCTCCAGTCTGGATCTAAG GTTCTAATCATGCCATCTGGAGATAAAGCAACCGTGCGAACTTTGGAACGCAATTCTCAGGCTTGCAAAATCGCAAGAGCGGGGGACAACGTGACTGTTACTCTACAAGGAGTTGAACCAAGTAGCGTGATGTCTGGGGGTGTCCTATGCCATCCTGATTTCCCGGTCGCTGCTGCAAAACATTTGGAATTGAAGATTCTCACCTTGGAATATGCAACACCGATATTAATAGGATCTCAG TTGGAAATTCATATACACCATGTGAAGGAGGCTGCTAGAGTTGCAAGAATAGTCTCATTGCTCGATTCAAAGACGGGGAAGGTCACGAAGAAGGCACCACGCTGTCTCAGTGCTAAACAAAGCGCAGTGATTGAG GTTGTTTTACAAAGCCCTGTTTGCGTCGAAGCATTCTCAACTAGTCGAGCACTTGGTCGGGTATTTCTGAGAACGATGGGAAGAACCATAGCCGTCGGCATTGTGACCCAACTAATCGGAGGCTCTCAATAA
- the LOC101219939 gene encoding HBS1-like protein isoform X7 → MPRKVSHGLDYDDDYDDYDDYDYYDNDFDVEEKATEKIPVTKEEPKGHKLWRCSICTYDNEDSFSVCDICGVLRIPLDNNRNTQDDRTVPFKFDIPSPDDVVSNGLRSSKVGLKDTTKISANNAALTSKSAHSASTLSQMSKSGNIGDKQLNTKGSANSGISIGKKTMVIEELNTSISVTKNLQSRDNRSSGTSSSKSAGKFDSMDESSNPSVDWERSQSLAGGLNNMVLNVKSAYANYISGIGKTSNPQYKHDKWMLPDKAVDTLTQLNLAIVGHVDSGKSTLSGRLLHLLGRVSQKEMHKYEKEAKSMGKGSFAYAWALDESAEERERGITMTVGVAFFDSKRYHIVVLDSPGHKDFVPNLISGATQADAAVLVIDASVGAFEAGMDSSKGQTREHVQLIRSFGVDQIIVAVNKMDVVEYSKDRYEFIKLQLGTFIRSCGYKDSSLSWIPLSAMANQNLVTAPSDVHFLSWYRGPNLLEAIDSLQPPTREFSKPLLMPICDVVRSLSLGQVSACGKLEAGALQSGSKVLIMPSGDKATVRTLERNSQACKIARAGDNVTVTLQGVEPSSVMSGGVLCHPDFPVAAAKHLELKILTLEYATPILIGSQLEIHIHHVKEAARVARIVSLLDSKTGKVTKKAPRCLSAKQSAVIEVVLQSPVCVEAFSTSRALGRVFLRTMGRTIAVGIVTQLIGGSQ, encoded by the exons CAACAGAAAAAATACCTGTGACTAAGGAAGAACCAAAAGGGCATAAGCTTTGGCGATGCTCGATTTGCACTTACGACAACGAAGACAGTTTTTCTGTCTGTGATATATGTGGGGTTCTGCGCATCCCTCTGGACAACAACAGAAATACTCAAGATGATAGAACAG TCCCTTTCAAGTTTGATATTCCATCCCCAGATGATGTGGTTTCTAATGGATTGCGTTCCTCCAAAGTTGGTTTAAAAG ACACCACTAAGATATCTGCAAACAATGCAGCATTGACTTCAAAAAGTGCACATAGCGCGTCTACTTTATCGCAAATGAGTAAATCAGGCAATATAGGAGATAAACAGTTGAATACCAAAGGTTCAGCCAACTCAGGGATCtcaattggaaaaaaaacaatggttaTTGAAGAACTCAATACATCAATTAgtgtaacaaaaaatttacaatCACGTGATAACCGGTCATCAGGCACTTCCTCATCAAAGTCAGCAGGCAAATTTGACAGCATGGATGAGAGCAGCAACCCTTCTGTGGACTGGGAAAGGTCCCAAAGTCTTGCCGGTGGTTTGAACAACATGGTCCTAAATGTTAAATCTGCCTATGCAAATTATATTAGTGGGATTGGGAAAACATCAAATCCGCAGTATAAGCATGATAAGTGGATGCTACCTGATAAGGCTGTAGATACGCTGACTCAGCTGAATCTTGCCATA GTTGGTCATGTTGATTCTGGAAAATCTACACTCTCAGGAAGATTGCTGCACCTATTGGGACGTGTATCCCAAAAAGAAATgcacaaatatgaaaaagaggCAAAATCAatg GGCAAGGGCTCCTTTGCTTATGCCTGGGCACTGGATGAGAGTGCAGAGGAAAGGGAGAGAGGAATAACTATGACTGTTGGTGTTGCTTTTTTTGATTCCAAAAGATATCATATTGTTGTGCTTGATTCCCCTGGCCATAAAGATTTTGTTCCAAACTTGATATCTGGGGCCACACAAGCTGATGCTGCAGTTCTTGTTATCGATGCATCTGTTGGTGCATTTGAGGCTGGTATGGACAGTTCAAAGGGGCAAACAAGGGAACATGTGCAATTAATCAGGAGCTTTGGTGTAGATCAGATTATCGTTGCAGTTAACAAAATGGATGTGGTGGAGTATTCCAAAGATCGATATGAGTTTATTAAGCTGCAACTGGGAACCTTTATTCGTTCATGTGGTTATAAAGATTCATCATTGTCTTGGATTCCATTGAGTGCCATGGCAAATCAGAATCTGGTGACTGCCCCTTCTGATGTACATTTTTTATCCTG GTACCGTGGACCTAATCTTTTGGAGGCAATAGATTCTCTTCAACCACCCACTCGAGAATTCTCTAAGCCACTGCTTATGCCGATATGCGACGTTGTTAGATCACTTTCACTAGGACAAGTGTCTGCCTGTGGAAAATTGGAAGCTGGAGCTCTCCAGTCTGGATCTAAG GTTCTAATCATGCCATCTGGAGATAAAGCAACCGTGCGAACTTTGGAACGCAATTCTCAGGCTTGCAAAATCGCAAGAGCGGGGGACAACGTGACTGTTACTCTACAAGGAGTTGAACCAAGTAGCGTGATGTCTGGGGGTGTCCTATGCCATCCTGATTTCCCGGTCGCTGCTGCAAAACATTTGGAATTGAAGATTCTCACCTTGGAATATGCAACACCGATATTAATAGGATCTCAG TTGGAAATTCATATACACCATGTGAAGGAGGCTGCTAGAGTTGCAAGAATAGTCTCATTGCTCGATTCAAAGACGGGGAAGGTCACGAAGAAGGCACCACGCTGTCTCAGTGCTAAACAAAGCGCAGTGATTGAG GTTGTTTTACAAAGCCCTGTTTGCGTCGAAGCATTCTCAACTAGTCGAGCACTTGGTCGGGTATTTCTGAGAACGATGGGAAGAACCATAGCCGTCGGCATTGTGACCCAACTAATCGGAGGCTCTCAATAA